The uncultured Cohaesibacter sp. genome window below encodes:
- a CDS encoding ABC transporter substrate-binding protein yields the protein MKKDLFKVLVLGLAVLGLTPLQSGQASAEGGQVLNIAHPVLQQNWSPLQGGGHAARWQSLSWAAPMYFDKDGKLTPYVLSSVESDDSYVNWTLHVNPDAVWSDGSKITAKDVVGTWNLSARPATKHARVNLFLGGVDGFNDVVVGKAKDMTGLTITDDATIAVKLASADPIFDQKIATALIAPVKISQAEDESGNEKADWWMPQNGVVVSGPFMPETMDLDQGILTLVPNPNFFGPKPKLEKIVLTTVADASTATLMLKRGTMDAHTELITPTIIQDLGADFLGGPALAKGQQFWINAKKPPMDDINVRKALIMSINPEELALAAFPDGPFTVASQILNKVPGVDPDFKKYPYDPEGAKAALAASKYKDAGRLPKIMFVGISTPTHEAAAQYIAEQWRKILGIQGIEMKPAIETYSGPDQKSVQIFRDDVGTRVPDAVSYLMGSIYSKSGNARNKLGGYENAKIDALLEEASVKGVKDPDRIKLAQEAQRLFREDWVYIPYYYDVMSKWAMPWVQNFDKNDDWQVIEPWNVTIDEAKRP from the coding sequence ATGAAAAAGGATCTTTTCAAAGTCCTTGTGCTCGGGCTCGCAGTGCTCGGGCTGACACCGCTGCAAAGCGGCCAGGCATCGGCCGAAGGCGGTCAGGTGCTGAACATTGCCCACCCCGTTTTGCAGCAGAACTGGTCGCCCCTTCAGGGAGGAGGACACGCGGCACGCTGGCAATCACTGAGCTGGGCAGCCCCAATGTATTTCGACAAAGACGGCAAGCTGACCCCTTACGTTCTGTCCAGCGTCGAGTCCGATGACAGCTATGTCAACTGGACCCTGCACGTCAATCCGGATGCCGTATGGTCTGACGGCTCCAAGATTACCGCCAAGGATGTGGTCGGTACCTGGAACCTGTCCGCTCGCCCGGCAACCAAACATGCGCGCGTCAACCTGTTCCTGGGTGGCGTTGACGGCTTCAACGATGTTGTTGTCGGCAAGGCCAAGGACATGACCGGCCTGACGATCACCGATGATGCGACGATTGCCGTCAAGCTCGCAAGCGCCGACCCGATCTTCGATCAGAAAATCGCAACAGCCCTGATCGCACCGGTCAAGATCTCCCAGGCTGAAGATGAAAGCGGCAACGAAAAGGCCGACTGGTGGATGCCTCAGAATGGTGTGGTTGTTTCCGGACCGTTCATGCCTGAAACCATGGACCTCGACCAGGGCATTCTGACCCTTGTTCCGAATCCCAACTTCTTCGGCCCGAAACCGAAGCTGGAAAAAATCGTACTGACCACCGTGGCTGACGCCAGCACCGCAACCCTGATGCTGAAACGCGGCACGATGGATGCCCACACCGAGCTCATCACGCCAACCATCATTCAGGATCTTGGCGCCGACTTCCTCGGTGGCCCGGCTCTGGCCAAGGGCCAGCAGTTCTGGATCAACGCCAAGAAACCTCCGATGGATGACATCAATGTCCGCAAGGCACTGATCATGTCCATCAATCCGGAAGAACTTGCCCTTGCAGCCTTCCCTGATGGCCCGTTCACCGTCGCCAGCCAGATCCTCAACAAGGTTCCTGGCGTCGACCCGGACTTCAAGAAATATCCTTATGATCCGGAAGGTGCCAAGGCTGCCCTTGCCGCATCCAAATACAAGGATGCCGGCCGCCTGCCGAAAATCATGTTCGTCGGTATTTCCACCCCGACCCATGAAGCTGCTGCCCAGTATATCGCTGAACAGTGGCGCAAGATCCTTGGCATTCAGGGCATCGAAATGAAACCTGCCATCGAAACCTACTCCGGCCCGGACCAGAAGAGCGTACAGATCTTCCGTGACGACGTCGGCACCCGTGTTCCCGATGCGGTTTCCTATCTGATGGGCTCGATCTATTCGAAGTCCGGTAACGCCCGCAACAAGCTGGGTGGTTACGAAAATGCCAAGATTGATGCCCTGCTCGAAGAAGCATCCGTCAAGGGTGTGAAAGATCCGGACCGCATCAAGCTTGCACAGGAAGCACAGCGTCTCTTCCGTGAAGACTGGGTCTACATTCCTTACTACTACGACGTGATGTCGAAATGGGCCATGCCTTGGGTCCAGAATTTCGACAAGAACGATGACTGGCAAGTCATCGAACCTTGGAATGTGACCATCGACGAAGCAAAACGTCCGTAA
- a CDS encoding ABC transporter permease, translating into MGRYILFRLLKWIPSVFILLLLIYALVFFGAGDPIKLIFLQAPGDVAYDPDRVEAIRDAAGLNRPFLVQFIDYLGNIAHGNFGNSLVSGRSVNSMISAALPVTLKIGLTAIFLLSIIGIILGVIAALNQNKLLDNLIVGFALIVWGIPVFVAGPLIIVFLVLVMDMDVPYGWSGLFSFKVIVPLLVLGLNPMALIIRQARAGVLEVLSEDYVRTARAKGIPNYQVVVKHIMRPVLTPVVSQIGLLVIATLNNSILIEKVFGLPGLGRLTETAIKTSDYPVILAIVLIFSTVVMASNLLVDISYPMLDPRAAAKKTGDE; encoded by the coding sequence ATGGGACGCTACATCTTATTCCGACTACTGAAGTGGATTCCCTCGGTATTTATTCTTCTTCTGTTGATCTACGCTCTCGTGTTCTTTGGAGCAGGCGATCCGATCAAGCTTATCTTCCTGCAGGCTCCGGGCGACGTGGCCTATGATCCGGACAGAGTGGAAGCCATCAGGGATGCCGCAGGGCTCAACCGACCCTTCCTGGTTCAGTTCATCGACTATCTTGGCAATATCGCGCACGGCAATTTCGGCAACTCGCTGGTGTCCGGTCGCTCCGTCAACTCGATGATCAGCGCAGCGCTGCCGGTGACCCTCAAGATTGGTCTCACCGCGATTTTCCTGCTCTCCATCATCGGCATCATTCTCGGTGTGATCGCTGCGCTCAACCAGAACAAGCTGCTGGACAACCTCATCGTCGGTTTCGCCCTGATCGTCTGGGGTATTCCGGTGTTCGTTGCCGGTCCGTTGATCATCGTCTTTCTGGTGCTCGTCATGGACATGGATGTGCCCTATGGCTGGAGTGGCCTGTTCAGTTTCAAAGTGATCGTCCCCCTACTGGTTCTCGGACTGAACCCCATGGCCCTGATCATTCGCCAGGCGCGCGCCGGTGTGCTTGAAGTGCTCAGCGAAGATTATGTGCGTACCGCCCGTGCCAAGGGCATTCCGAACTATCAGGTCGTGGTCAAGCATATCATGCGGCCGGTATTGACCCCCGTTGTCAGCCAGATCGGCCTTCTGGTGATTGCCACGCTCAACAACTCCATTCTCATCGAAAAGGTCTTCGGATTGCCCGGCCTTGGCCGTCTGACCGAAACGGCGATCAAGACATCGGACTATCCGGTCATCCTCGCCATCGTGCTGATCTTCTCGACGGTGGTCATGGCCTCCAACCTGCTGGTCGACATTTCCTATCCGATGCTCGATCCCCGCGCTGCAGCCAAAAAGACAGGAGACGAATAA
- a CDS encoding ABC transporter permease — protein MTDNTLELQQEEKQFSLAKDAFDRLIANKLALVGMLLVVFLFFIAIFGPYITPYDFLSQDLMARNQAPSWTHWFGTDDLGRDILSRVIYGARTAVIVAFSTTFLSLIIGIFMGSLGGYFGGKVDGFIVWLIDITMSVPSLLLVIVINVSMKPRLVNWMDEQFLLTGNEFYRNTILVDFVLVFGSLALIKWPKAARIIRGQIMSVRNKNYVLAAEAIGVPTTKIVMKYVIPNSIGPIIVYISAALGEAMVFESSFSFLGVGVRPPIPSWGNMISDGLRVWQLYPHILAAPAAVLALVTIAFSFLGDGLNDALNPRQWK, from the coding sequence ATGACGGACAATACGCTTGAGCTGCAACAGGAAGAGAAGCAGTTCAGTCTGGCCAAGGATGCCTTTGACCGGCTGATCGCCAACAAGCTGGCTCTGGTCGGCATGCTGCTGGTGGTGTTCCTGTTCTTCATCGCCATCTTCGGCCCCTACATCACACCCTACGATTTCCTCTCGCAGGATCTCATGGCGCGCAATCAGGCGCCGTCCTGGACACACTGGTTCGGTACCGACGACCTTGGCCGCGACATCCTGAGCCGCGTCATCTATGGCGCCCGGACGGCGGTGATCGTCGCTTTCTCGACCACCTTTCTCAGCCTGATCATCGGCATCTTCATGGGCTCGCTCGGTGGCTATTTCGGCGGCAAGGTCGACGGTTTCATTGTCTGGCTCATCGACATCACCATGTCGGTGCCATCACTGCTGCTGGTGATCGTCATCAACGTCTCCATGAAACCGCGGCTTGTGAACTGGATGGATGAGCAGTTCCTGCTGACGGGCAACGAATTCTATCGCAACACCATTCTGGTCGACTTCGTGCTGGTGTTCGGCTCGCTGGCTCTCATCAAATGGCCAAAGGCTGCCCGTATCATTCGCGGCCAGATCATGTCGGTGCGCAACAAGAACTATGTTCTGGCTGCCGAAGCCATCGGTGTTCCAACCACCAAGATCGTCATGAAATATGTCATTCCCAACTCCATCGGCCCGATCATCGTCTATATCAGTGCCGCTCTTGGCGAGGCCATGGTGTTTGAATCGTCCTTCTCGTTCCTCGGTGTCGGTGTGCGCCCTCCAATCCCCAGCTGGGGCAACATGATCTCGGACGGATTGCGTGTCTGGCAGCTCTATCCGCACATTCTCGCAGCGCCTGCCGCAGTGCTCGCTCTGGTTACCATCGCCTTCAGTTTCCTTGGCGACGGCCTCAACGATGCACTCAACCCGCGGCAATGGAAATAG
- a CDS encoding ABC transporter ATP-binding protein — MTKLLEVKNLHTRFKVRNGYLYAVNGVSFTLDKGEMLGVVGESGCGKSVSMMSLIRLLPPAAQITEGEVLLEGQDLAKASASEINTVRGSKVGMIFQDPMTSLNPFMKIGAQLCEGIMYHKKMSRAEAMKQAAKYLDLVGISNSEHRLHEYPHQLSGGMRQRVMIAMALLGEPELVIADEPTTALDVTIQAQIVELVKELREKLNMSIIWITHDLSLLAGMVDRIMVMYGGSVVEEAPIDEIYKNPRHPYTIGLLKSIPSINTEAGSRLPSIAGAPPNLFVEPQSCPFAPRCAYRQERCTREIPPLEPVADDSAHPKHRIACWVDVTKVSAEPKEGSVL; from the coding sequence TTGACCAAACTTTTGGAAGTGAAAAACCTGCACACGCGCTTCAAGGTGCGCAATGGTTATCTTTATGCCGTGAACGGTGTTTCCTTTACCCTCGACAAGGGGGAAATGCTCGGGGTGGTCGGCGAATCCGGATGCGGCAAGAGCGTGTCCATGATGAGCCTCATCAGGCTACTGCCACCCGCAGCCCAGATCACCGAAGGCGAGGTGCTGCTGGAGGGCCAGGATCTGGCCAAGGCCAGTGCCAGCGAGATCAACACCGTGCGCGGCTCCAAGGTCGGGATGATCTTTCAGGATCCCATGACCTCGCTCAATCCGTTCATGAAGATCGGTGCGCAGCTCTGCGAAGGCATCATGTATCACAAGAAGATGAGCCGGGCAGAGGCCATGAAACAGGCCGCCAAATATCTGGATCTGGTGGGTATTTCCAACAGCGAACATCGCTTGCACGAATATCCCCATCAGCTCTCGGGCGGCATGCGCCAGCGCGTGATGATTGCCATGGCGCTGCTCGGGGAGCCGGAACTGGTGATCGCCGACGAGCCGACAACGGCGCTGGACGTGACCATTCAGGCCCAGATCGTGGAACTGGTCAAGGAACTGCGTGAAAAGCTAAACATGTCGATCATCTGGATCACCCACGACCTCAGCCTGCTGGCCGGCATGGTGGATCGCATCATGGTGATGTATGGCGGCAGCGTGGTGGAAGAGGCCCCGATCGACGAGATCTACAAAAACCCGCGCCACCCTTATACCATTGGTCTGCTCAAGTCGATTCCGAGCATCAACACCGAGGCTGGCAGTCGGTTGCCATCCATCGCGGGAGCCCCGCCAAACCTGTTTGTGGAACCGCAAAGCTGCCCGTTCGCACCCCGCTGCGCCTACCGTCAGGAGCGCTGCACCAGGGAGATTCCTCCCCTTGAGCCGGTGGCCGACGATAGTGCCCATCCCAAACACCGCATAGCCTGTTGGGTCGATGTCACCAAGGTGAGTGCAGAGCCAAAAGAGGGGAGCGTGCTATGA
- a CDS encoding ABC transporter ATP-binding protein codes for MTVAAKQPLVKVKNLVKYFPIKIGAFGSEKAVVHAIDDVSFDIFKGETLGLVGESGCGKSTTGYTILQIYRSTSGSVEFEGVDLASLSKSELRAMRKKAQIVFQDPYSTLNPRMTIGEALAEPMKVHKIYPEKEIPGRIAQLIRDVGLNPNVANRYPHEFSGGQRQRICIARALACNPEFIVCDEPISALDVSIQAQIINLLMDIQDKYNLTYLFIAHDLAVVRHISDRIAVMYLGKIMEIADKAELFRRPMHPYTKALLSAVPEADPDVERQRKRVILKGDVSNAIDPPSGCRFHPRCAYATDACALSVPELEDHGGGHQVACLRLDEIALEETLEPAEA; via the coding sequence ATGACTGTCGCAGCCAAGCAACCATTGGTCAAGGTGAAGAACCTCGTCAAATATTTTCCCATCAAGATCGGCGCTTTTGGAAGCGAGAAGGCGGTTGTGCATGCGATCGATGATGTCAGTTTCGATATCTTCAAGGGTGAAACCCTGGGGCTCGTCGGGGAGTCCGGATGCGGCAAATCGACAACTGGCTACACCATCCTGCAGATCTACCGCTCCACTTCCGGAAGCGTCGAATTTGAAGGGGTCGATCTGGCAAGCCTCTCTAAGAGTGAACTGCGCGCCATGCGCAAGAAGGCGCAGATCGTCTTTCAGGATCCCTATTCAACCCTCAACCCGCGCATGACCATCGGCGAAGCCTTGGCCGAGCCGATGAAGGTCCACAAGATCTATCCGGAAAAGGAAATTCCCGGCCGGATCGCCCAGCTCATCCGCGATGTGGGGCTCAATCCCAACGTGGCCAACCGCTATCCACATGAATTCTCCGGTGGTCAGCGCCAGAGGATCTGCATTGCCCGGGCGCTTGCCTGCAATCCCGAGTTCATCGTCTGCGATGAACCGATCTCGGCGCTCGACGTGTCGATTCAGGCCCAGATCATCAACCTGCTGATGGACATTCAGGACAAATACAATCTGACCTATCTGTTCATCGCCCATGACCTGGCCGTGGTCCGCCACATCAGCGATCGGATCGCTGTCATGTATCTGGGCAAGATCATGGAGATTGCCGACAAGGCTGAACTGTTCCGGCGGCCGATGCATCCCTACACCAAGGCCCTGCTTTCGGCGGTGCCGGAAGCGGATCCGGACGTTGAACGCCAGCGCAAGCGGGTGATCCTCAAGGGCGATGTCTCCAATGCCATCGATCCGCCGAGCGGCTGCCGGTTCCATCCCCGTTGCGCCTATGCAACGGACGCCTGTGCCCTGTCTGTGCCAGAGCTCGAGGACCACGGTGGAGGCCATCAGGTCGCCTGCCTGCGCCTCGACGAGATTGCTCTGGAAGAGACGTTGGAGCCCGCCGAAGCCTGA
- a CDS encoding sialidase family protein, whose protein sequence is MKIVESRAIPTPCLSNHASNLMELENGDLLCTWFGGSMEGSSDISIYLSRFDKAAGAWSEAVKMSDDEDRSEQNPALFRHPSGQIWLLYTAQLKTDQGTAIVRMRRSDNNGTNWGPIETLFDREGTFIRHPPVVNPEGKLLLPIWFSSMKNAFGDDRSLVQISGDGGVSWALQEVPHSEGCVHMNIMPSCRVAFYRRRRADNIFRSVSSDGGLSWSVPEATPLPNNNSSIQALECSDGRLLIIYNHISAAGRESESPVPPWVQDKQAFLAECDVTGNSAIWGVPRNPLIIASSTDLGKSWTEELVVEEDAHLLSAHDKKGAFRGDYSYPSIIETSDGRLQISYSYLRDYIKHVTLTP, encoded by the coding sequence ATGAAAATTGTTGAAAGCAGAGCCATCCCGACCCCTTGCCTGAGCAATCACGCCTCCAACCTGATGGAGCTGGAGAATGGCGATCTTCTGTGCACCTGGTTCGGGGGCAGCATGGAAGGCTCGTCGGATATCAGCATCTATCTTTCCCGCTTTGACAAGGCGGCAGGTGCCTGGAGCGAAGCGGTCAAGATGAGCGATGACGAGGATCGCTCCGAGCAGAACCCGGCGCTGTTCCGCCATCCATCCGGTCAGATCTGGCTGCTTTATACCGCCCAGTTGAAGACCGATCAGGGAACGGCAATTGTTCGCATGCGTCGCTCGGACAATAACGGCACAAACTGGGGCCCTATCGAGACTCTGTTCGACCGGGAGGGCACCTTCATCCGCCATCCGCCGGTGGTCAACCCGGAAGGCAAGCTGTTGCTGCCGATCTGGTTCTCAAGCATGAAGAATGCCTTTGGCGATGACCGCTCGCTGGTGCAGATCTCCGGGGATGGCGGCGTCAGCTGGGCGCTGCAAGAGGTGCCCCACAGCGAGGGCTGTGTCCATATGAACATCATGCCCAGCTGCCGAGTGGCCTTCTATCGCCGCCGTCGGGCCGACAATATCTTCCGCTCCGTCTCCAGCGATGGCGGGCTCAGTTGGTCGGTGCCGGAAGCAACGCCGCTGCCCAACAACAACTCCTCCATTCAGGCGCTCGAGTGTTCGGATGGCCGTCTGCTGATCATCTACAATCATATCAGCGCCGCAGGGCGCGAAAGCGAAAGCCCGGTGCCACCGTGGGTTCAGGACAAGCAGGCCTTTCTGGCTGAATGTGACGTAACTGGGAACAGCGCCATCTGGGGCGTGCCACGCAATCCGCTGATCATCGCCAGCTCCACGGATCTCGGCAAGAGCTGGACCGAGGAACTGGTGGTCGAGGAAGACGCCCATCTGCTCTCTGCCCATGACAAGAAAGGCGCGTTTCGAGGCGACTATTCCTATCCCTCGATCATCGAGACATCCGATGGCCGGTTGCAGATCAGTTACTCCTATCTGCGCGACTATATCAAGCATGTCACGCTGACACCATAA
- a CDS encoding four-carbon acid sugar kinase family protein — MKQDRKLAIIADDFTGAGDAGVHFSSLGKEIRLLLDFSSLHVSSLPDDSLFDGNISINCETRFLAPDKAASVVADVIATCRRRGYDRFYKKIDSTMRGNPGAEIEAALGATGKAAALICTAMPETGRTVRDGRIYLSDIPLHETDIGKDPFHPLASSDISEMLAQQTRLKAARLSLSDIAAGDEALMQTIKAHIAAGCRMLIADATSDGHLFALARAALEADCLPVGAGGFARAMASSLSLGGGFESETERPQLDGPLLAIVGSLAKSSQRQADMAATEGGYRTFYLAPNASLDDIAVLCATVCETEKTTPDTVLLRIDNTGVAPRISKEEGARIAALVGEAALALCRAYPFKTVFSTGGETAIAVANALGIPAIDLTDELLPGVVLGACTSDRVDVTWFISKAGGFGNDQVLLDIKTHLTSHSQQRPT; from the coding sequence GTGAAACAGGATCGCAAACTGGCCATCATCGCAGATGATTTCACCGGAGCAGGGGATGCCGGGGTTCATTTCTCCAGCCTGGGCAAGGAGATCAGGTTGCTTCTCGATTTTTCCTCCCTGCATGTCTCGTCCCTGCCTGACGACAGCCTGTTTGATGGCAACATCTCGATCAATTGCGAAACCCGCTTTCTGGCTCCGGACAAGGCTGCCAGCGTTGTCGCCGATGTCATCGCCACTTGCCGACGCCGGGGTTATGATCGCTTTTACAAGAAGATAGACTCCACCATGCGCGGCAATCCCGGTGCGGAAATCGAGGCGGCCCTGGGTGCAACAGGAAAGGCGGCGGCGCTCATTTGCACGGCCATGCCTGAAACCGGGCGCACCGTTCGTGACGGCAGGATCTATCTTTCGGATATTCCCCTGCATGAAACCGACATCGGCAAGGATCCCTTCCACCCGCTGGCGAGTTCCGACATCTCCGAAATGCTTGCGCAACAGACACGCCTCAAAGCGGCTCGGCTGTCACTGTCCGACATCGCCGCGGGGGATGAAGCCCTGATGCAAACCATCAAGGCCCATATTGCGGCTGGCTGCCGGATGCTCATTGCCGATGCCACCAGTGATGGACATCTTTTCGCTCTGGCACGGGCGGCTCTGGAGGCAGATTGCCTGCCGGTCGGTGCCGGTGGCTTTGCACGGGCAATGGCCAGTTCCCTGTCTCTGGGGGGAGGATTCGAGTCCGAGACCGAGAGGCCTCAGCTTGATGGACCGTTGCTCGCCATTGTCGGCAGTCTTGCAAAATCATCCCAGCGGCAAGCCGATATGGCGGCCACAGAGGGCGGCTATCGCACCTTCTATCTGGCACCGAACGCCAGCCTTGATGACATCGCCGTGCTCTGCGCGACCGTGTGCGAGACGGAAAAGACGACACCGGACACCGTTTTGCTACGCATCGACAACACCGGGGTTGCTCCGCGCATCAGCAAGGAGGAGGGCGCGCGCATCGCTGCCCTCGTCGGCGAGGCAGCTCTGGCGCTGTGCCGGGCCTATCCGTTCAAGACGGTTTTCAGCACCGGCGGCGAAACGGCAATCGCGGTTGCCAACGCTCTCGGCATTCCGGCGATCGATCTCACCGACGAGCTTTTGCCCGGCGTTGTTCTGGGGGCCTGCACGTCCGACCGGGTGGATGTGACCTGGTTCATCTCGAAGGCGGGAGGCTTTGGCAATGATCAGGTCCTTCTGGATATCAAGACCCATCTGACTTCTCACTCCCAGCAAAGACCGACATGA
- a CDS encoding dihydrodipicolinate synthase family protein: protein MMEDLSHIAVRATDSTEETNSASRQLTPFVSIVSCFNRDDTINYTAVRNQVRRQISFGNNILVCDTQGDFTCLTHAEKVRLCAEVVEEADGRVEVWANIGMPSTYQAILIGKDIAELGVNGMTVLAPYFVDCPDEDVILHYSKVADSLSVPICLYNAPGITMQALSLDVVRTLAAHDNIVGIKDNGVDRERMLAYLAFVRSRRDFALYAGNDTLILEALIHGAAGCMSDLGNILPRTLNTLCLMFANGSNREAAKWQALLGELHGDLSSLGNLPMRIKQLLYLMDNSVGTGRQPSPRPTDDEEKRLSALIEKYQIF from the coding sequence ATGATGGAAGATCTTTCACACATCGCTGTCAGGGCGACCGACAGCACAGAGGAAACCAACAGCGCATCAAGGCAGCTGACGCCCTTTGTTTCCATCGTCAGTTGCTTCAATCGGGATGATACGATCAATTATACCGCCGTGCGCAATCAGGTGCGCCGCCAGATCAGCTTCGGCAACAATATTCTGGTGTGTGACACACAGGGGGATTTCACCTGTCTGACCCATGCCGAAAAGGTGCGCTTGTGCGCAGAAGTCGTCGAAGAAGCCGACGGTCGGGTGGAAGTCTGGGCCAACATCGGCATGCCGTCCACCTATCAGGCGATCCTGATTGGGAAGGATATCGCCGAACTCGGCGTTAACGGCATGACGGTTCTGGCTCCCTATTTTGTCGATTGCCCCGATGAGGATGTCATCCTGCATTACAGCAAGGTCGCCGACAGTCTGTCGGTGCCGATCTGTCTCTACAACGCACCGGGGATCACCATGCAGGCGCTATCGCTCGATGTTGTCCGCACGCTCGCGGCGCATGACAACATTGTCGGCATCAAGGACAACGGCGTCGACCGGGAGCGGATGCTCGCCTATCTGGCCTTTGTCCGCAGCCGCCGTGACTTCGCGCTCTACGCTGGAAATGACACCCTGATTCTCGAGGCGCTGATTCATGGTGCCGCAGGCTGCATGTCGGATCTTGGCAACATCTTGCCCCGAACACTCAACACCCTGTGTCTGATGTTTGCCAACGGCAGCAACCGGGAAGCCGCCAAATGGCAGGCGCTGTTGGGGGAGCTCCATGGGGATCTGTCGTCTCTTGGCAATCTGCCCATGCGGATCAAGCAGTTGCTGTATCTCATGGACAACAGCGTCGGAACCGGCAGACAGCCGAGCCCCAGACCGACCGATGATGAGGAAAAGCGCCTCTCGGCGTTGATCGAGAAATACCAGATTTTCTGA
- a CDS encoding GNAT family N-acetyltransferase: MASHSLTQILIRPANMDDLQQLVALEERCFSTDIINRRSFSSFIKTDSARLIVAVDEEANLLGYALILMRQSTSVARLYSIAVEPDARGRGVGSQLLGGSEAIAKELQCDRLSLEVRADNSKAISLYQRYGFVPEEALPGYYEDGADGLRLVRILDHLPQGSKPANRTRLPIILVDHLADLETPPNGSLVMTVRQYLALEHGVPGRRVINLSRSYEPLSLGYYCSLLAEARKERCLPEADALLDINWKRIHRQALLRLDHMLDSMQDKNFPAAIDVYFGRTADRRFREVGKKAFDLFRCPIIRINLQAEPKFKIKEIEAVAIHKLTEEEQPRFHAALKAFLKGSLPKPSIKKLPSAVVAILANPDEESPPSDAKALEAFAAAAEKVDARAEFITAKDFGRLLEFDALFIRETTALNHHTYRFAKRAQREGMPVIDDPHSILCCTNKIYLAELLKSNRILTPQTTIFDKPRLKELAASFEFPGILKIPDGCFSKGVHKVSSREELNDLSKSLFRKTDLLMIQEFMPTDFDWRIGVLDGEALYACKYYMVSGNWKIYEYETDGSIQSGDSETMPISAVPPEVVETAIRGTRLIGNGFYGVDIKETPKGPCIIEINDNPSIDYGIEDDVLGADLYQRLMAVLVSRIGQASK; this comes from the coding sequence ATGGCATCTCACTCCCTTACCCAGATCCTCATCCGCCCCGCGAACATGGATGACCTGCAACAGCTCGTTGCCCTTGAAGAACGGTGTTTTTCAACGGACATCATCAACCGCCGCTCCTTCTCCTCCTTCATCAAGACAGATAGTGCGCGCCTGATCGTGGCCGTGGACGAAGAGGCCAACCTGCTCGGCTATGCGCTGATCCTGATGCGCCAGAGCACTTCCGTTGCACGTCTCTACTCCATCGCCGTGGAACCGGATGCACGGGGTCGCGGGGTCGGCTCGCAGCTGCTGGGTGGCTCGGAGGCGATTGCCAAGGAACTGCAATGCGACCGCCTCTCGCTGGAGGTGCGGGCAGACAACAGCAAGGCTATCAGCCTTTATCAGCGCTATGGTTTCGTGCCGGAAGAAGCCTTGCCTGGCTACTATGAAGACGGAGCCGACGGCCTTCGCCTCGTGCGCATTCTCGACCACCTGCCGCAAGGCTCCAAGCCGGCGAACCGTACCCGCCTGCCGATCATTCTGGTTGATCACCTCGCCGATCTGGAAACCCCGCCGAATGGCTCGCTGGTGATGACGGTCCGCCAGTATCTTGCCCTTGAACATGGGGTTCCCGGACGCCGCGTCATCAATCTGTCGCGCTCCTACGAGCCGCTGTCGCTTGGCTATTATTGCAGCCTGTTGGCTGAGGCGCGCAAGGAACGCTGTCTGCCGGAAGCGGACGCCCTGCTCGATATCAACTGGAAGCGAATCCACCGGCAGGCGCTGCTGCGTCTTGACCACATGCTCGACAGCATGCAGGACAAGAATTTCCCGGCTGCCATCGATGTCTATTTCGGCCGCACTGCCGACCGTCGGTTTCGTGAGGTTGGCAAGAAGGCCTTCGATCTGTTCCGCTGCCCGATCATCCGCATCAATCTGCAGGCCGAACCGAAATTCAAGATCAAGGAAATCGAGGCCGTTGCCATTCACAAGCTGACCGAAGAGGAACAGCCGCGCTTCCATGCCGCCCTCAAGGCCTTCCTCAAGGGCAGCCTGCCAAAGCCATCGATCAAGAAGCTGCCTTCTGCCGTCGTGGCCATTCTGGCCAACCCGGACGAAGAGAGCCCTCCGAGCGATGCCAAGGCACTGGAAGCCTTCGCCGCCGCAGCGGAGAAGGTGGATGCGCGGGCAGAATTCATCACCGCAAAGGATTTCGGACGACTGCTGGAGTTCGACGCCCTGTTCATTCGCGAAACGACCGCGCTCAACCACCACACCTATCGCTTTGCCAAACGAGCCCAGCGTGAAGGCATGCCGGTGATTGATGACCCGCACTCGATCCTGTGCTGCACCAACAAGATTTATCTGGCCGAGCTGCTCAAGTCGAACAGGATCCTGACGCCGCAGACCACAATCTTTGACAAGCCACGGCTCAAGGAACTGGCTGCCTCGTTTGAATTCCCCGGCATCCTGAAGATCCCGGATGGCTGCTTCTCGAAAGGGGTGCACAAGGTTTCCAGCCGCGAAGAGCTGAACGACCTCAGCAAGTCACTGTTCCGCAAGACGGACCTGTTGATGATTCAGGAGTTCATGCCGACCGACTTTGACTGGCGCATTGGCGTGCTTGATGGCGAGGCGCTCTATGCCTGCAAATATTACATGGTCAGCGGCAACTGGAAAATCTACGAGTATGAGACAGACGGCTCGATCCAGTCCGGCGATTCCGAAACAATGCCCATTTCCGCCGTGCCGCCAGAGGTGGTCGAAACGGCCATCCGCGGTACCCGCCTCATCGGCAATGGCTTCTATGGCGTGGACATCAAGGAAACGCCGAAAGGGCCATGCATCATCGAGATCAACGACAACCCGAGCATCGACTACGGCATTGAGGATGATGTGCTGGGGGCCGACCTCTATCAGCGCCTGATGGCGGTTCTGGTGAGCCGCATCGGTCAGGCCAGCAAGTAG